The Acidobacteriota bacterium genomic interval CGCGTTGCGCAGGTCGTACTCGATGTGGCGCGAGGCACCCACCAGGATCCGTCGCATCAGGAACCGGAACACTCCACCGACAAGCGCGAGACCGAGCACCAGACTCGCGTAGAGCCGGAGCTTGGCCATCGACACGCCGGCAGTCAGGTCGTCCACCGCGTACTTCAATACCCACGGGGCGGTGAGCGACATGACGGTCGAGAGCGCCGTGCACACGAGGCCGAGGCCGAAACTGCGGCGATAGCGCAGCGCGTACTCAATTAGTTGTCGGACGTGTCCGGTCGCCATGCGTCCTCTTCAGCATACCGGGTGACCATCACTCCCGGAGTGAATATCTCAGCCGCGGAGGGACAATCACTCCGGGAGTGATGGTCTCTCGTGTCTCTCGTGATATTCTCCTCATGCCTATCCCAGCAGGCACTTCGTTTGCACACGGGGGTGTGTGCCCAATCGCGGTTCCTCTTCCGCCAGGAGTCTGCGCTATGAAGACCTGCTTGCTGAATCGGCTGCTGCCGTGCCTCGTGATCCTCATCGTGGTCACGGGCATCGCCGCATCCCCGGCCAACGCTCAGTATCGCCCTCTCCCGGCTCCGGGCTACGGGTCGGCCAGCCAGAAGGGTGAGAACTACCACGTTGAAATCAGCGCCAATCTGTGGAATCCCGCTCCCAGTTTTGTCGTGTCGAGTGACGGACTTGGTATCAGCGGCACCACGATTGACGCCCAAGGTGATCTTGGCATTCAGCAGAAACGGATCTACGACATCCGCGTCGTACTCAGACCCGCGACCCATCACAAATTCCGTTTCGCCTATCTCCCGTTGACCTACACGTCGACGGCTACGCTGAACGCCACCGTGTACTTCAATGGCCGGCAGTATACGGCCGGTCTCCCGGTCGAATCCGATCTCCAGTGGAAGACCTATCGACTGGGCTACGAGTACGACTTCGTGTCGAATCACTCGGGGTTCTTCG includes:
- a CDS encoding YfaZ family outer membrane protein; amino-acid sequence: MKTCLLNRLLPCLVILIVVTGIAASPANAQYRPLPAPGYGSASQKGENYHVEISANLWNPAPSFVVSSDGLGISGTTIDAQGDLGIQQKRIYDIRVVLRPATHHKFRFAYLPLTYTSTATLNATVYFNGRQYTAGLPVESDLQWKTYRLGYEYDFVSNHSGFFGVVLEAKITQAQIQLNSVVGNEVAEAKVPIPAIGVIGRVYLAPGFSVTGEYSYFKLPSSLIKDTTAHYTEYDVCATYNLTNNLGAQAGYRKIDVAVTVDNVKDSTVQGAAMLSGLYFGGVVRF